Genomic DNA from Echeneis naucrates chromosome 14, fEcheNa1.1, whole genome shotgun sequence:
gctgcagtGAAACCGTTAATACCTCCCTCCTGTGTCCTATTACAGCTGGATTTATGAGCCAGAGGGCCAAGGTGATAAATTTGTCCCCAGATCCTAAATGCATCAGCAGACAACCGTCTCACTCTGGCAGCCCAGTCCACCGTGACGTTATTtatgctctgctgctgtttgtttggcttACCTggcctctgctcctcttcctccccagGTCATCCCTGACTGGAAGGAGCAGGAGTGGGACACAGAGAAGCCAGATTCATATGCTGGGATTTTCCACTTCCGCTTCTGGCGCTTCGGTGAGTGGGTGGACGTGGTGATCGACGACCGGCTACCGACGGTGGACAACCAGCTGGTGTACTGCCACTCCAACGACAGCAACGAGTTCTGGAGCGCCCTGGTGGAGAAGGCCTACGCAAAGTTCGTGCCAccgtttgttttaaaatgaccaaTTGACATGTTTTCATGTGCTGCAGCTTAGTTTTTAATATAATCTGAGTcatcttatttattatttactctgCTAGATACCCAAAAGCGTCAGTgtattgctttttttcttttcccctcaaAGATGAGATATTCAGTTTATAATGATATGAAACGGCCTGCAGATGTTTCAGAGTCACTGTCGGAGGTTTAGGTTTCGTTGCCCCTCCTGCAGGGTTTACGGCTGCTATGAGGCTTTGGATGGGGGCAACACGGCCGACGCGCTGGTGGACTTCACCGGTGGAGTTTCAGAGCCCGTGGACCTGCTGGAAGGTCAGATGGCGACGGACGAAGCGGCCCGTAACCAGCTGTTTGAGCGAGTTCTCAAGGTCCACAACAGAGACGGCCTCATCAGCTGCTCCATCAGAGTAAGATGAGAGCTCAGGTCCAACTGAAAGCATGTCTGATCTCTTTCTCCAGTCTAAGGCCGTATTCAGACTGAGTTTAAGTACTAAAGGTGTGATGTCTGATGGGCAGAAGTTCAGATTTTGGTCTGGACTTCTAGCTCAATGTCAGATAGTTGGTTCTTTCAGGTATTATGGTCCCACTTGGAGGAAGGTAGACCAGCTACCTCAGCTCCTGCTTCTCCAGAAGTGgtttcagaaattaaattaagatTAAGTAATGGCGGCCTGGGCTCAGTCTGAGCTCACTTTAGTGCCCAAACCACGGCCCTTTAATAGTCAGATCATTTGACCAGCTGGTCAAAGGCTCCACGTGGTGCAGtcatttctgtgaaataaaattcGATACGCACAAATGAAGAGCATGCACTTCAGATTTGTCCATTCTGAGGACATTGATGCTGCCTTGTCCTCCTCGCttatccaattttttttttctttttttagttttttttttttttcttctccaaataCGTTTCTAAAAAAGTGTCCgtttaaaatttgtgtttcaaaTCGAGTTTAATGAATCATGTTTTCGTGTGTCAATCCAAAGGTTGTCTGGTTGTGAAGAAAACCAGTTGATGTCATCAGGATAATCTTTCTGTCCTCTGAAAGTCTGGCGCTCCGTCGTCGGTCTCATTGTGATTCAGAATCAGGAGCTGCTCCGTTCTTAAATGACACGGCTCTTTTAAATGCATGAGATTTTATTCAGTCTTTGATTCAACAGAACGAGAAATGAGAGCTCAGGGAACATGACCAATAcctcagaaaaacacattttctgttttcaatcaGATATTGTTATTCTGTGGATGcatgaaatattttcctctgaatgatGCTGCTACAATATTAGGACAACATTAACGTGAATAGTTCTTTTAATAATAATCCCCTAAGAATAGCCTGATTCTCACTGCATGtacagtcagtcacacagtagccacgccccctaacAAATTACCTGATATATTTTCTCCACATGGGAGCATCACTGAGatcagaaactcatcaggaaaacatttaatctgctgattaatcaagtgagaagtaggggccattttcccatagacttcaatacagctGACCTCCCGCACCAACAGTGAAGGTTCCTGCAGCCGACAGACAGATATCTGCTAATCAAATGCCAAAAAGTAGGCCGCTGGTTCCTCGGCTCGTTTCCTCCTGGGCTGATGAAGCCGCTGATTAGAGTCTCATCCACTCAGGGATGttgattagttttattttctgagcTGTTCATGTGAACAACTAAGGCGCCGTGCAGGAGCCCACCTGTCACATCTCCGTCTTCAGTTAATGAAACAGCTCTGAGCCAATACAAACCACCAGAGAAGCATCAGAGATGATAAGATGCCTTCTGAGGCCAATCACAGCCGACCCAGAGGGGCTTCAGTGTCGACAGACGGCtcccaaaaatgttttattcatctttttttgatGTCACTTTGGATTTTTGTAACTACAGGCTGGTTTGGGAACTTCAGTATGTTTAGTATAAAAACAggctggaaaataaaatcaacttttCCAAAAGATCTTTATCACGCTGTGTCATCGATGTGGAGGTCAATTCTGCCAGAAAGGCCAAATCAAGCAGATCCGAGATCATTTGTCCGATTGTTGTCAACTCTTTGGGCTTCACCACTTTGTGTAACTTTGTGTAACATATGATGAGTTTTATTCACGATATGTACCGATGTGTTGGCAATCCAGAACACAGAGGAGTGATACAAAAAGCCCCGCTGAAGCATGACGACGTAGAAATGAATGCTAATGAAGATCAGAGGAGAAGCATCAGACTGGACATTTCAGATCTGACGTCCTTTGTTGAAAGatcacagttgtgtttttctgatttaatgTTTGGGTCTTTTTCAACGTGTGAAGGACTCGCAGTGCCATTAGTGCTCCACGTCCTCCCTCTGTTTTCCATTCATATCTAGTTTCTGTCCCCTGAATGTCTACTTGTTAATAATTTCCcgttatttctttttctttccttttcccagGCGACCACGATCGAGGACATGGAGGCGCGGCTGGACTGCGGCCTGGTCAAAGGCCACGCGTACGCTGTGACGGACGTACGGAAAGTGCGACTGGGTCACGGACTGCTGGCCTTCTTCAAGTCGGAGAAGCTGCACATGATCCGCATGAGGAACCCCTGGGGGGAGAAGGAGTGGAGCGGCCCGTGGAGCGACAGGTAACCACAACGCCGCCGCCATCGAGCGTGACCTGCGTCTCATTAGAGCCCCTGAACCTTTTTCATCCACAGTTTCAATGTGTGCAAGTCAGACACATCGTCCTTTTTGTTGAACAGCTTCACTGATTATTCCATAAAATGCCAAAATCTGACACTCTGCTTTCTAATGAATAAGCAAACAACAAGCGCCTGAACAGAGGCAGTCGATGAAAAATGGAGATGTAATCACGCTAACGGGCTGCAGGGCGACCGGAACAACAGGAGCTTCTTTGTTTCTTCGTTCGTTTGTGGAGAACAATGTGAGGCGGTGCAGCTCAGATTAGATTTTCTCGGGGAACCGCCAAAACAGTCGGCTCCAATGCTGAGCTAACTAACCTTTCAATTCAAACGTCCGAATGAATCAAAATGGCCACTTTGAACCAACGGCGGCTCAATCATGAGAGCTGTGTTCACCTCTGAAAAGAGCATTTTCCACTCCCCGACACTTACTGTGGGGGAGGgcaagaaaaacagagatatTTCTCCTTTCAATAGTACGCTCTACTCTGTGAAACAAGCAGAGAGGCGGCAAAGCCAGATCATAATGGAGCCTGAATTATTGAtaaagctgagagagagagagtgagttaTTAAAACAACGTGAGTCATCGCTCGTCCTTCTCAATCAGTTGCTTTCTCTCCCTGAATAATTTATTCGCAGTTTGACTAAACACGTTACTGCAAATGGAGCCTGACAGGCTGTTGAGAGCCGGACGTTTGTCAGTGAATCATAAGCAGAGACATAAACACTGAGCTAATGCATCCagtaaatgtctgtttttcccCTGAGCAGTGAACACAGAATGGACCTTGATGTTTAGGAATGATTCACTCTCACAACCACGCAACAGATTGTTTAACATAACAGCACCCAGGAGGGAAAGACGGCGAAGATGTCTGAGCTCCGTGCCGAGAGATTCAAAAAGTTAGAAAGGGAGGCTGTCTCTGCACTGAGATAAATGAAGCCTTTGCTGTCTCGTCTCTGTTCGCTGCAGCTCGGAGGAGTGGAACAAGGTGAGCAAGAGCGAGAGGGAGAAGCTCGGCGTCACCGTGCAGGACGACGGCGAGTTCTGGTGAGAACCGTGAACATCGAAGCTTTCAAACTGTTTGATTAGATTGGAGCGATCACACATTTGTGGTCTGACTGATTCACACATCGCATCCTGCTGTCTGTGTTGGATCAGTTTATCATCAAACTGCTGTAAAAAGTGAGGAAGAGATATTTCTTAAAGACGATATTGTTAAAGTTATGAGGGAGTGGCTGGATGTTTGCAGCTTTTCTCAGGAACCCCAGTCTCACTTTAACCTGTAACCTTTTCCTTTGTTCCTGGTTTCATTTCCTCTATTTTTACACCTGTTTACAAACTTCTTCTTTCAAGCTTTTCCCTCTAGTCGGTTTCCACTTTCTCcagtctcctctctcctcttctgttccTGCCCTCCTGCAGGATGACGTTCGACGACTTCTGCCAGTACTTCACCGACCTGATCCTGTGTCGCCTCATCAACACCTCCTACCTGAGCATCCACAAAACCtgggaggaggaagtgatgaGGGGCTCCTGGATCCACCGCCAGGATCCGCTCCGCAACCGGTCCGGAGGCTGCATCAATCACAAGGCCACTTTCCTGCAGAACCCTCAGGTCGGCTGTTTATCAGGTTCATTGGAAAATGTGCTGACATAAGAAGCCATTAGGGGCCCCTCCCCCTCATGGGGGGCCCTCCAGGTGTGATGTGACTTTTCCCTTTTTGCCTTTTGCAGTACGTGTTTGACGTGAAGAAGGTTGAGGACGAGGTGTTGATCTGCTTACAGCAAAAGGAGAAGAGGGCCACTCCCAAAGAGGGCAAAGGAGAAAACCTCGCCATAGGCTTCGACATTCACCgggtacacacaaacacacaagacaccttcacacaaacttACACGGAGTCCTGCAGGTCTTTTCCTTTTAGTGATTGATCCATCTGTCCCACGTACACTCCGTGTTGTCGTTTTGTGTCGCAGGTGGAGCTCAATCGGAAATATCGTATGCACTCAGCCCAGCAGAAAGTCGCGGGCTCCATTTACATCAACTCGCGCTGCGTCTTCCTCAggaaggagctgaaggagggCCGCTACGTCATCATTCCCACGACCTTTGACCCCGGGCAGCAGGGGGACTTCCTGCTCCGCGTTTTCACTGATGTGCCTTCAGACTGCAAGTAAATCTGTGTCccggttgtttgtgtgttgtttttttttttcctaaagtcTTAAAGCTTTAGCAACACAAAGATGGAGTTTGAAGGCCTCTGAGCTTTGGAGGCTTTTCAGGACACCTTCTGTTTTATCTTCGCAAGAAGCAGCAACAAAATGGCAGCTAGCAGAATTGCCAGCTGCTTTTTCGATGTTtacatctatttattttgtcGTTCAATCTCATTTTAGATGAATGTTTTGTGAATACATGAATGTTGTGTTACATGACACTACGGTACGAGAAGTGCAATAAGAAGTTTTATCATtatgagcagtttgtgtgtcaGCAAGTCGGCGTTATGTGTTCATCAAAGTGATTTCACTGACATTAGTGCAGAGTGACAGTGATGGACTCGGGGTTAAGTCGTGAAGTCGTGGAGCTTCCCTTGATGGACGGGaacttgtgttgtgtgtgtaaatagATGCGGTACTTTGTCCGTGTCCTCTGTCTCCCGCAGAGAGCTGACTCTGGATGAGCCTCCTCAGACGTGTTGGACGGGGATGTGTGGCTACCCTCAGCTGGTCACTCAGGTCCATGTACTGAACGCTGAGGGTCTTCAGGGACAGGACTCCAACGGAGGTAGGACCGCCACGCGAGGCGAAGCGGTGGCTGTAACTTGGCCTCGTTTTGCATCTGCATGCTGACAACTCTTCTCCTGTAAACATCCACAGAGCTTCACTGCCTCAATCCCAATAAGAAAAGACTCCTGAGCAAAGCACAAGGTaccacagcaccacctgctgAAACTAAATGCGTAGTTACTTAGGTTAGTTCTAGTCCGCAATATTTACCCCTTTAAAGTCGCTCACCCGTAAAGCCACTGTGTGGAGACTTCAAATGATCCCAGCGTCTGTCAGTTTCTGATGCTGGAATTAACCAAAGTAATAAAACAATCTGCCTTTAAACTGACGCTCCCCTGTCATTGGTTCTGTGTCCTGGACTCACAGCGTCCGAACTGGACTCTTTCACATCCTCCACATTGTGGCTTTACTGTTTGGATTTCTTTGTTGAGTGAACAACAGTGGTGGAGGAAGtgccgacacacacacacaagttataAACATTCAAGATTCAATATCGAGATTATCAACAAAATACTTGATGGTGAGGTAAAAGCTgcttctaattattattattattattattattattattattattattattattattattatatatgaCATTATTAGATTAATATTCACACATCAGTGTGctgtgctgcagtttttttatatTCCCTGTATGGTTCCGCCCTGAAAGTCCTGCAGTCTTCAACCTGGACAAATATAAATCTGACGGGTCATGAGTTCAtgaaggagagaaacaaaaagctgaaaaatttgGATCATTTTAGGTTTTTACACTTTGAACATGTTTAAGTGAAGGAAAAcgcctttgaaatgaaaaatcagACGATTCCAGCATTTTTGTGAGGAGCAGTTCGATCTTTGGAAAAGCTCTGaaatttatcttatttttttcatttgaggtttaatcattttaatgttttgaagcAGAAGTACTTCCTTTACTGATGTCTGTCCATTTTCCACCACTGGTGAGCAGGATGTGGCGTGTTTGTTGTAGAAATTCAGAaatgttagttttgttttcaaaaaaccGAAACGAGCTAATTTTAAACAAAGACCTTAACGGAGTCTCTTCCAGCTGTGAACTGGAATTATGTTTATGTCAATAAAGTAGGTAGACACAAAGTCTCTGTGCGATGTTGTAGTGTGTGACAACTTTGTGGCAAAAGTACAACAATGGAAAAACTTCCATTAGCTATATATACAATTAAATGTAGTCTGTTATGTGCAAAAGTAAATTGTCCAATTTCTAcagtttctgtattttctgtacAAACATACATTCTTGAGATACTCGAGATAATGAATCAGCCATCAATTATTTTGATTGTAATCAATACATTGTTTAAGTCAGGGTTTCAACCTTTTCCAACCGATTTGAAATTCTTCCTGTTTCTAATCAGCTTTTGGTTTTGATACTTGATCTCATCACACAATcagaatgagaaatgagaaagtAAAGTTCCTCTCATTGGCAGTGCAAGAGAATAGAAagctaattttattttcaagcattatttacattttccatttgtgtgtatatgtaatTGTAATGTTTTGTGAGATTTGTGGCTCGTTGACGGGAGCTGACTGAagtttttttcattcttcttaTTTGATAGTAAACTGAATATGAAGCTGCCATCTGAAGTCTAATCAGTGCATAAACAGGTCACATGTTAATTAGTTTCCTCGATCAGCGCCCAGCTCTGATGGAAATGTGTTTCCCTGCAGCTGTGGATCCCTACGTGATCATCACCTGTGAAGGGGAGCGGGTCCGATCGCCGGTTCAGAAGGACGCACGGTGCCCAAACTTTGACGTCAAAGGCCTCTTCTACCGCAAGAAACCCAAGGAGGGCATCCACATCGAGGTGAGCTGTCACTCTGCATGCTGCGATGCCAACGTTTTATGGCGCCGCCAATAAAATGCCGCAAAAGGTCGCATTTGCATTTACTAGCTTTTTTCCAAAGCGACTTACGGGTGAGAGGTTTGAGCTGCAGTCAGTTAAAACAGTCAATCTGAAATCTGATGCTGCAGCTCAAAGTTTTTcatcactgctgcttttattttttattcactgcaGTTAAATGAAAACGACATCGGTCTCACATATGAAAGGTTTTACTCAGTTGCTCAGCTCCTGTAATCCTCAGCGTTCCCCTCGGCGGCTCCGTCAGatcttcatttcctttccttccctggTGGTTTCTCTTTCGTGACTGCttattgtctttttgtcttttctctccttcccttttctGCTTTCCTCCAAACTCCAAACCTTCCTCCCACGAGCGGCCAACagatttacaacaaaaacatgatcgTGGACACCTTCCTGGGTCAGGCGGTCCTGTTCAGCGACCCCAACGAGCGGCAGGAGCAGCACACGCTCCACCTCCGCGACAAGGGCAACCGCCAGGACAACGACCTTCCGGGCACGCTCACTGTGCGCCTCATCACCTCCACCACGCTCACCAACATCTGACGTCACAGTTTGAGCGGTTATAACAATCGACCGCTAATCCTTCGACCGTCACGGGAGCTCACTGTGTCTATTCTCTGccgcctgcacacacactgttttgCGTCGCTTTCTAGTTTCCCCTCTTTTGGTTTGCTTCAGCACTTGAACTTGTTTAACGGCCTGTTATCTGTATTTCCGGAGGCGAGGCAACTTTGAACGCATTCCGGCCATTATTTAGCGTTTGCGTCACCTGACACGGTCGTCGTCATTGcaggtttttctccatcaacGGCTGAGCTAAGTTGAactctttcttgtttttgttttttaaagaaatggCCAATCAGTCtgttaaacacagaaaacacacgtATACACGTACACCTACGACACATACGCAGACATTTCTGCACTCGCCATGCATGTGCCAATGTTTCCAAGGGCTATGCATTGCCTTAAGGCTGAGTCTGGCTCTCCACCTTGAGGAGATGGTGGGTTTCGTTTCTCCGTCGGCTTCCCTCAGTGTTAGCACAGCCTCCATTTGTGgtccttaaaaacaaacaaaaaaatctgcatcacccctcacttttcttttttttttttttaaatagattctgtctcctgctgtttgatcatcatcatcatgtctgcAGATATAAACCCTCACCCTAACCCAGACACCTCAAGTCTTCACCAGTTTGCCGGTGCTTTGGAGAGCATGCAGCACTGTCTGTAAATTTTTACTGTGGACTTTGACAAAACGAAAGCCAACAGCAGCTATTCTCTCCCTCTACTGAGAGCTTTTCTGTGTCGTGGTGAGAGCGTGCTCATGCGTGAAATCTTGCCTCCCGTCTTCCGTCACTGGCTCCGTTCAAAATAAATCCCACAGACGCTCTCTGCCGGTTGCTATGGACGATCTCAAACTGCATGGCTtagcaaacaagaaaacaacccACCCAtcccccaaaacaacaacaacaacaacaaaactaaactctGCCTGTGCTGCACACCTCTTCAGTCGTAGCTTAGCAGCCGGTGCCTCTGATGCCCTTTGACCCCAGCATCCTCCTCCTATTGCCCCCTACGTACACACCGACCCAGCCCAGCGGAGTGCAAAGATTCACCCTGACATAAATCAAGTGCTTTATGGGACCAAAGACGAGccaggcccccccccccctttgctCTCTTTGTCCCTTTTGGGCCAACCCGGCCCGGTCTGGCCCGAGTCCTGCTACAAACCGCCACCCCCTGTGCCACATCATCTCTTAATGGCGACACCACTGCCTGACGCTTCCTCTGTCCTGAGTCTGTCGAGTCTGTCGGGCCCAAGACTCATGCCACGTGACCCTGAGACGGCAGCTGTGCTTCTGCTGTTGGCACAGaacaggggtgtgtgtgtgtgtgtgtgtgtgtgtgtgagtgtgtcaggGCTGCTCAGTTGTTATTGGAAAAATCACGGTGTGgattatttttgtcagtttcagACCAAACTTATCATATCAGTATATTtcctgaaatataaaaataattgaaaaatctaaatcaattCCATAAAGCTAAAcgactgctgctgaaaatctgtGCGGCTGAattggctttttttgttttctgcaggcTTCATCCTGACcggagtttttttttctatctttattAGCTTGTTATGTTAATCTTTGGAAACTAAatccataattaaaaataacatttgattaatcgtgtgtgtgtgtgtgtgggagtatCTGCGAGTGTTTGGACCGATGTATATATGCTGATCTACGTCGACGCGAGGAAGAAAACGATTCCAGTGGAAAGGTGTGactgaaaggaggagaggagcccTTTAGGATGAGAACACACCTTTGCACTTTATTTagttctgaagaaaaaaaaaaaacaaagtccttGAGGACGTGAAATCAGAAGCggagggagagcagaggaaacgTCCTGCCAAAACAACCCGTGCCATTGCCTCGGTCCTGGCTTTTCCTCCACAGCAGGAAGAACAGCACCGACGTGTCGAAGGGATTTCAGAAGGCGTCCGCATGTTGAACAAGGACCTCTAAAATATAACCATCTCTACGATGAACCACAACATTTCTTGCGTAGATCACGTTCATTTCCAGTTTGACCTTCCAGCTCCTTGTGGGCTTTTTGTGAAAACTGCAAATCTGTACTTTTTGTCAAAAGTgcagagacccccccccccccccccccctcattccACCTTTTATTGACTTCTGggtgtgtccttttttttccgTATTTCATAACAAGAATCAAAAAGACATTTCCTTTGAATGTAAGACAGTTAGTGAACTAATCTCTCAGACAGACAAACTATCGAGTCCGTTCTGCTGAGTCCGCTCGGCGCCTTTTTCCATTACTTGAACTGTCACACGTGGCATTTAATTGATCACACACCTTTATGTACAGCATCTTTATAAATGTGTCTTGCATGGATTATTTTCTAATATGTTCATGGCCTTGTATTGTACTGTTCAattgttaatatatatatagatatatatttattctttctttctcgAAGGTCTTGGAGATGGCAGTTCTGAGCAGTCAGCATGTCGACACTAACGCACCTCACGTCAGTCTAATCATCCAACCGTCATGTCTCGTAACGCAGCGATGCATTCGTCACGCCGCTCGTGTCGGTGAACATTAGCAGCAGTTTAGGTGCTATCTGTCTCCTCCGtgcttcttttctgttgtttttccaggCAAACGGGGACAGGAAGTGAGAGTAGAGTCACGTCACCTCGCAGTGGGAGCGTGTACCTGAAGGGCtgctggtttttattttcagaccaggagggagaaaaggaagtcctcctccttccttccctcacTCGGTACTCTTGAAGTGTCCTTTTGCGAGGCACTGAGGCCTCCTCGTGGTCGGCTGTGTTGTTCGGAGCAGCTTCCAGGTGTGACTTTACATATTTGTGCAGCTCTAATCCCCCAACAGGTCGATACTGTGAATCTCTACAAAATCAACTTGTTAGAGTTGACTGAAGGGTTTATTGGTGCCAAaggtgtaggtgtgtgtgtatgtgggggggtGACCTCAGTTTGTGCCTCTCGTGGATCAACCTTACGTTCCATGGATCCAGTTTTCCCCGCAGAAATAATCATCCCTTAATAAACCTTTAAT
This window encodes:
- the capn5b gene encoding calpain-5, which produces MFTSVKAFEGQQYSTLKRQCLQSGLLFEDPRFPATDDSLFYQGNRIGRVVWKRPRELCEDPHLFVDGISAHDLHQGQLGNCWFVAACSSLASRESLWQKVIPDWKEQEWDTEKPDSYAGIFHFRFWRFGEWVDVVIDDRLPTVDNQLVYCHSNDSNEFWSALVEKAYAKVYGCYEALDGGNTADALVDFTGGVSEPVDLLEGQMATDEAARNQLFERVLKVHNRDGLISCSIRATTIEDMEARLDCGLVKGHAYAVTDVRKVRLGHGLLAFFKSEKLHMIRMRNPWGEKEWSGPWSDSSEEWNKVSKSEREKLGVTVQDDGEFWMTFDDFCQYFTDLILCRLINTSYLSIHKTWEEEVMRGSWIHRQDPLRNRSGGCINHKATFLQNPQYVFDVKKVEDEVLICLQQKEKRATPKEGKGENLAIGFDIHRVELNRKYRMHSAQQKVAGSIYINSRCVFLRKELKEGRYVIIPTTFDPGQQGDFLLRVFTDVPSDCKELTLDEPPQTCWTGMCGYPQLVTQVHVLNAEGLQGQDSNGAVDPYVIITCEGERVRSPVQKDARCPNFDVKGLFYRKKPKEGIHIEIYNKNMIVDTFLGQAVLFSDPNERQEQHTLHLRDKGNRQDNDLPGTLTVRLITSTTLTNI